A portion of the Granulosicoccus antarcticus IMCC3135 genome contains these proteins:
- a CDS encoding saccharopine dehydrogenase family protein has translation MSKVVIVGAGGVGGVVAHKCAQLPDVFHEIVLASRTESKCKAIAAQLDRPIRTATIDADDVPAMVIFLNEEKPDLLINVALPYQDLHLMDACLEAGVHYMDTANYEPPDEAKFEYHWQWAYQDKFKKAGLMALLGCGFDPGVTGIFTAHAKKHHFDTIEYLDIIDCNAGDHGQPFATNFNPEINIREVSAKGRYWENGEWQETDPLSVRHEFDFPEGIGKMPMYLMYHEELESLTTHLPEIKRARFWMTFSDNYLKHLEVLENVGMTRIDPVQFNGQEIVPLQFLKALLPDPSSLGPLTKGKTCIGCLIRGVKDGEQKQYYIYNISDHEACYAEVQSQAISYTTGVPAMIGAKMMLEGHWMKPGVWNVEQLDPDPFMADLNKFGLPWTETTPETVSLD, from the coding sequence ATGTCTAAAGTTGTAATTGTAGGAGCGGGAGGCGTCGGCGGCGTGGTCGCACACAAATGTGCGCAATTGCCCGATGTCTTCCACGAAATCGTTCTGGCCAGCCGTACAGAATCCAAATGCAAGGCAATTGCCGCGCAATTGGATCGCCCTATCCGAACGGCCACCATTGATGCAGACGATGTACCGGCCATGGTCATCTTCCTTAACGAGGAAAAACCTGACCTGCTCATCAACGTTGCCCTGCCTTATCAGGATCTGCACTTGATGGATGCCTGCCTGGAAGCCGGCGTGCATTACATGGATACGGCGAACTATGAGCCACCTGACGAAGCAAAATTTGAATACCACTGGCAGTGGGCCTATCAGGACAAGTTCAAGAAAGCCGGGCTGATGGCACTACTGGGTTGTGGCTTTGATCCGGGTGTCACAGGTATTTTCACCGCACACGCAAAAAAGCACCACTTCGACACCATCGAGTATCTGGATATCATTGACTGCAATGCCGGTGATCATGGTCAGCCTTTTGCCACCAACTTCAACCCGGAGATCAATATCCGCGAAGTATCGGCAAAGGGTCGTTATTGGGAAAACGGTGAGTGGCAGGAAACCGATCCTTTATCGGTTCGCCACGAATTCGACTTCCCCGAAGGTATTGGCAAGATGCCGATGTACCTGATGTATCACGAAGAGCTCGAGTCATTGACTACTCACCTGCCAGAGATCAAGCGCGCTCGATTCTGGATGACCTTTTCGGACAACTACCTGAAGCATCTGGAAGTGCTGGAAAACGTGGGCATGACGCGCATCGATCCTGTGCAGTTCAACGGTCAGGAAATTGTTCCTCTGCAATTTCTTAAAGCCCTGCTGCCTGACCCCTCCAGTCTCGGTCCATTGACCAAGGGCAAGACTTGTATTGGCTGCCTGATTCGTGGTGTCAAAGACGGCGAACAGAAGCAATACTATATCTACAACATCAGTGATCATGAAGCCTGCTATGCCGAAGTGCAATCACAGGCTATTTCATATACCACGGGTGTACCGGCCATGATCGGCGCCAAGATGATGCTTGAAGGTCACTGGATGAAGCCAGGTGTCTGGAATGTCGAACAGCTTGACCCGGATCCGTTCATGGCTGATCTGAACAAGTTCGGCCTGCCCTGGACTGAAACCACGCCTGAGACAGTCAGCCTGGATTAG
- the nspC gene encoding carboxynorspermidine decarboxylase, whose amino-acid sequence MTENTFSKFDTQRVPSPCFVVDRACIEANLQILKHVADQSGARVLSALKAFSMWNLAPLVSQYLDGTCASGVHEARLGREHYKGEVHVFSAAYSAADLDELLPIADHLVFNSFGQWKRFRESVFTEQARRPSLKAGLRINPEHSEGTTPIYDPCAPGSRLGITRAQFEVDELQGISGLHFHTLCEQDVPPLKRTLEAVEAGFADVLPHMQWVNFGGGHLVTEPGYQVEELIQLIKDFAARYDVQVYLEPGEAVAIHSGVLVSEILDIIPTDYQQTILDISATCHMPDTLEMPYRPHVLNSAEKGEQAHTYRLGGMTCLAGDVIGDYSFREPLHIGDRLVFDDMAHYTMVKTSTFNGIPLPSLAVWDSRTDELQIVRQFGYEDFKNRLS is encoded by the coding sequence GTGACAGAAAACACTTTTTCAAAATTCGATACCCAGCGCGTACCCTCGCCCTGCTTTGTTGTAGATCGCGCCTGTATCGAAGCGAATCTGCAGATATTGAAGCATGTGGCCGACCAGAGCGGAGCCCGAGTCCTGTCGGCATTGAAAGCCTTTTCGATGTGGAACCTGGCCCCTCTGGTATCACAGTATCTGGACGGTACTTGCGCCAGTGGCGTGCATGAAGCAAGGCTCGGACGCGAACACTACAAGGGTGAAGTACACGTATTCTCCGCCGCTTATTCTGCCGCTGATCTGGATGAATTACTGCCTATCGCAGACCACCTTGTTTTCAATTCCTTCGGCCAGTGGAAACGATTTCGCGAATCTGTTTTTACTGAACAAGCTCGTCGACCGAGCCTGAAAGCCGGCTTGAGGATCAACCCGGAACACTCTGAAGGTACTACGCCTATCTATGATCCCTGCGCCCCGGGCTCTCGACTGGGCATCACCCGCGCGCAATTCGAAGTCGATGAATTGCAAGGCATCAGCGGCCTGCACTTTCACACTTTGTGTGAACAGGATGTACCGCCATTAAAACGCACACTGGAAGCGGTTGAAGCCGGCTTCGCAGACGTCCTGCCGCACATGCAGTGGGTCAACTTCGGCGGCGGTCATTTGGTGACGGAGCCGGGGTATCAAGTCGAAGAGCTTATCCAGCTGATCAAGGACTTCGCTGCTCGCTATGACGTTCAGGTATACCTGGAACCAGGCGAAGCGGTTGCCATTCACTCCGGTGTACTGGTTAGTGAAATACTCGACATCATACCAACAGACTACCAACAGACCATTCTGGATATTTCCGCCACCTGTCATATGCCAGACACGCTGGAAATGCCCTATCGACCTCATGTTCTGAACAGTGCAGAAAAAGGTGAACAAGCTCATACTTATCGGCTCGGCGGCATGACCTGCCTGGCGGGTGATGTCATCGGTGACTACAGTTTTCGTGAGCCGCTGCACATTGGTGACAGACTGGTGTTCGATGACATGGCCCACTACACCATGGTCAAGACCAGCACCTTCAACGGCATTCCCCTGCCCTCACTGGCTGTCTGGGACTCCCGCACCGATGAGCTGCAGATAGTCAGGCAATTTGGCTACGAAGACTTCAAGAACCGCCTGTCCTGA
- the speB gene encoding agmatinase yields the protein MSKTGDQAFRAKSNKERWPEPAYAGALSFLRRRYSRDLEGVDVVVSGIPYDCAVTYRSGCRLGPRAIRAASVQMAELLAFPFGFDPFETLSVVDYGDCVVDPHHPETVIDDIAAHATGILESGARMLTFGGDHFTTYPLLKAHAEKYGPIALVQFDAHCDTWEDDGSQLDHGTMFTRAIADGIVDPSRSTQVGLRTYNDHDAGFEILTSPWIHRNGIEAALKVVIERAGDQPVYLSFDIDGLDPAFAPGTGTPVVGGLSTWQALEFVRGLEPLHLIGMDVVEVAPAYDHAEITALAAASVAHDWLCVLASQRGAIKRGVGRL from the coding sequence ATGAGCAAAACAGGTGATCAGGCATTTCGTGCCAAGTCGAACAAAGAGCGCTGGCCCGAGCCAGCCTATGCGGGTGCACTGAGCTTTCTGCGAAGACGCTACAGTCGCGATCTGGAGGGTGTCGATGTTGTCGTCAGTGGCATCCCCTATGACTGTGCGGTCACCTATCGCTCAGGTTGCCGCCTGGGTCCTCGCGCCATTCGTGCAGCCTCGGTGCAAATGGCCGAATTGCTCGCTTTCCCCTTCGGCTTCGACCCCTTCGAAACCTTGTCCGTGGTGGATTACGGCGATTGTGTCGTTGACCCTCACCATCCGGAAACTGTTATCGACGATATCGCCGCCCATGCCACAGGCATTCTGGAATCTGGCGCGCGCATGCTGACCTTCGGTGGAGATCACTTCACCACCTACCCGCTTCTCAAGGCTCATGCAGAAAAATACGGCCCCATTGCTCTCGTGCAATTTGATGCGCATTGCGACACCTGGGAAGATGATGGCAGTCAGCTCGATCACGGCACCATGTTCACGCGCGCCATAGCCGACGGCATTGTTGATCCGAGCCGCTCCACTCAGGTAGGTTTGCGAACCTATAACGACCATGATGCAGGTTTTGAAATTCTTACCTCGCCGTGGATTCATCGCAATGGAATCGAGGCAGCACTAAAAGTCGTGATTGAGCGAGCCGGTGATCAACCGGTCTATCTCTCTTTCGATATTGACGGGCTGGACCCAGCCTTTGCCCCCGGCACGGGTACTCCTGTTGTTGGCGGTCTGTCCACCTGGCAGGCACTCGAGTTCGTACGCGGTCTGGAACCTTTGCACCTGATCGGCATGGATGTGGTTGAAGTTGCGCCAGCCTATGATCATGCAGAAATCACGGCTCTGGCAGCAGCCTCAGTCGCTCATGACTGGTTATGTGTACTGGCCAGTCAACGCGGTGCCATCAAACGAGGTGTAGGTCGACTGTGA
- a CDS encoding GNAT family N-acetyltransferase/peptidase C39 family protein, producing MNAITFPKTTSSQLIRLATLEDVDKLVALENLCFSGDRINRRQFRWMITRANAQLNVCMESDELTGYVLVLFHKGTSLARLYSLAVSPLHRGSGLGRLLLDEAAQMALSHQCVYLRLEVDPRNVKAVALYERNGYKLFGTHEDYYQDHGDALRYQKRILSTSPSISHTVPYYEQTLDFSCGPASLIMAMRALDPSLQADRTLELQLWREATTIYMTSGHGGCSPHGLALAAHRRGFHARLMLNDSGPLFLDGVRRADKKAVLELVHEDFLTQIGQTDIEVSYAGFDSAALVTALSSGCVPLVLISSWRFNDNKAPHWVVLVAADDSFVYLHDPDVDAQLSKAPGDTQSVPVRIDDFERMIHFGQSRMQAAMCLCPPLTE from the coding sequence ATGAACGCCATCACCTTCCCAAAAACGACATCCAGTCAACTCATACGCCTTGCCACGCTGGAGGATGTCGACAAACTGGTTGCTCTGGAGAACTTGTGTTTTTCCGGTGACAGGATAAACCGGCGACAATTTCGCTGGATGATCACCCGTGCCAACGCCCAGCTCAACGTCTGCATGGAATCCGATGAGCTGACCGGCTACGTCCTGGTACTGTTCCACAAGGGGACCTCTCTGGCCCGCCTCTATTCGCTGGCGGTGTCGCCTTTGCATCGCGGCAGTGGTCTTGGCCGGTTACTGCTCGATGAAGCTGCGCAAATGGCGCTCTCCCATCAATGTGTATACCTGAGGCTGGAGGTCGATCCACGCAATGTCAAAGCGGTTGCCTTGTATGAGCGCAACGGCTACAAATTGTTTGGCACACATGAAGATTACTATCAGGACCACGGGGATGCTCTGCGCTATCAGAAGCGCATCCTGAGCACCTCACCGAGCATTTCCCATACCGTTCCCTACTACGAGCAGACACTGGACTTTTCTTGCGGGCCGGCCAGTCTGATCATGGCCATGCGAGCGTTAGATCCTTCCCTGCAGGCGGATCGCACCCTGGAATTGCAACTATGGCGTGAGGCCACCACCATTTACATGACCTCGGGGCATGGTGGCTGCAGCCCCCATGGACTGGCTCTGGCAGCTCATCGGCGTGGCTTTCATGCGCGTCTGATGCTCAATGATTCGGGACCGTTGTTTCTGGATGGGGTTCGGCGCGCCGACAAGAAAGCCGTGCTGGAGCTGGTTCATGAGGACTTCCTCACACAAATCGGACAGACCGACATTGAAGTCTCTTATGCGGGTTTTGATTCAGCGGCACTTGTCACCGCTTTGTCATCTGGCTGTGTCCCACTAGTGCTGATCAGCTCCTGGCGTTTCAACGACAACAAGGCCCCTCACTGGGTGGTTCTGGTGGCCGCAGACGACAGTTTTGTCTACCTTCACGATCCCGATGTCGATGCTCAGTTGAGCAAGGCTCCGGGCGATACACAGTCGGTACCCGTGCGCATCGATGACTTTGAACGTATGATTCACTTTGGACAATCACGCATGCAGGCAGCGATGTGCCTCTGCCCGCCCCTAACCGAGTAA
- the speA gene encoding biosynthetic arginine decarboxylase, with protein sequence MKRPSDNDDTPVWSVAQSAERYGIDEWGAGYFSADKHGHMVVIDPENPDSPRVSLLTVMEGLRERGLEPPVLLRIENILDHRIKVINEAFTRAMKDGGYLNRYRGVFPIKVNQQRHVIEEIARAGSAYNHGFEAGSKAELLIAMASLESHESPIICNGFKDAEFIQLGLYARKLGIDCFFVVENPTEARIIIEQSRALDIKPLIGVRVKLSTRVDGHWQEDSGDRSIFGLSTARLLEVVDLLKEADMLDCLKLLHAHIGSQIPNIMNVRAGVAEACRYYVDLVREGAPMGHMDMGGGLAVDYDGSQSNWTHSMNYKLDEYCADIVDTILEVLNPLDIAHPELITESGRATVAYSSVLLFNILDVTDSNPLPDSSMDAEAPASDSAAADSTESTVSDLNEDPQILRLREVRDSVCPDNLQECFNDANFYREEMRDRFRRGTSTLRAMAMADNTYLQIIERIREELPNVARVPAVLQDLSESTSDIYYGNFSIFQSLPDTWAIEQVFPVLPIHRLNEEPTRTAFIADITCDSDGKIDHFADPSGQSRTLPLHEVRKGEDYFLGVFLVGAYQETLGDLHNLFGDTNVASIRITADGAVQYERELHGDTIADVLSYVEYQPATLLESFRHVAERAVRSGHLTVAERRTIVKSFTESLGGYTYYENI encoded by the coding sequence ATGAAGCGACCTTCTGACAATGACGACACTCCTGTCTGGAGCGTTGCCCAATCCGCCGAACGCTATGGTATCGATGAATGGGGTGCCGGCTACTTCAGTGCCGATAAGCATGGCCATATGGTCGTCATCGATCCAGAAAACCCGGATAGCCCTCGAGTCTCTCTGCTGACCGTTATGGAAGGCTTGCGCGAGCGTGGACTGGAACCACCTGTGCTGCTCAGAATCGAGAACATACTTGATCATCGCATCAAGGTCATCAACGAGGCTTTTACCCGCGCCATGAAGGATGGCGGCTACCTCAATCGCTATCGTGGTGTATTCCCGATCAAGGTCAACCAGCAACGCCATGTGATCGAGGAAATCGCCCGTGCGGGCAGCGCCTACAACCATGGCTTTGAAGCCGGCAGCAAAGCCGAGTTACTGATCGCCATGGCCTCTCTGGAAAGCCATGAGAGCCCCATCATCTGTAATGGTTTCAAGGATGCAGAATTCATCCAGCTTGGCCTCTATGCACGCAAGTTGGGAATCGATTGCTTCTTTGTTGTGGAAAACCCCACCGAAGCACGCATCATCATCGAACAAAGCCGCGCACTGGATATCAAGCCCCTGATCGGCGTACGCGTAAAATTATCGACACGAGTAGACGGGCACTGGCAGGAAGATAGCGGCGATCGCAGCATTTTTGGCCTGTCCACGGCAAGACTTCTGGAAGTGGTGGATTTGCTCAAAGAAGCCGATATGCTTGATTGCCTGAAACTGCTGCATGCCCATATCGGCTCGCAGATTCCCAACATCATGAACGTACGTGCGGGGGTTGCCGAGGCCTGTCGCTATTATGTGGACCTGGTTCGTGAAGGTGCTCCCATGGGCCATATGGATATGGGTGGTGGCCTGGCGGTTGACTATGATGGCAGCCAGAGTAACTGGACGCACAGCATGAATTACAAGCTGGATGAATACTGTGCCGACATTGTCGATACGATCCTGGAAGTCCTGAACCCACTGGACATAGCGCACCCGGAACTCATCACAGAATCCGGACGTGCAACCGTGGCGTATTCCTCCGTATTGCTGTTCAATATTCTGGATGTGACCGACTCCAATCCCCTGCCCGATTCATCAATGGATGCCGAAGCGCCTGCAAGCGACTCTGCAGCAGCTGATTCGACCGAGTCCACAGTCTCTGATCTGAACGAAGATCCGCAGATTCTACGCCTGAGGGAAGTGCGGGATAGCGTGTGCCCTGATAACCTTCAGGAGTGTTTTAACGACGCCAATTTCTACCGTGAAGAAATGCGGGATCGGTTCCGACGCGGTACCAGTACGCTGCGTGCCATGGCCATGGCTGACAACACCTACCTGCAGATCATCGAACGTATTCGCGAGGAACTGCCCAACGTTGCGCGTGTGCCAGCGGTTTTGCAGGATCTTTCCGAAAGTACCTCCGATATCTATTACGGCAACTTCAGTATCTTCCAGTCATTGCCCGACACCTGGGCTATCGAGCAGGTTTTTCCGGTGCTGCCCATTCATAGACTGAACGAAGAACCGACACGTACAGCATTCATCGCTGACATCACCTGCGACAGTGACGGCAAGATTGATCATTTCGCCGATCCCAGTGGCCAGTCCCGCACCTTGCCTCTGCATGAAGTACGCAAAGGAGAAGACTACTTTCTGGGTGTATTTCTGGTCGGTGCCTATCAGGAAACGCTGGGAGATCTGCACAACCTGTTCGGCGATACCAACGTTGCCAGCATCCGCATCACAGCAGATGGCGCTGTTCAGTACGAGCGCGAGTTGCACGGCGATACGATTGCCGACGTACTCAGTTATGTCGAGTATCAACCAGCCACCCTGCTGGAGTCCTTTCGACATGTCGCTGAACGGGCGGTACGATCCGGTCACCTGACCGTAGCAGAGCGGCGCACCATTGTGAAAAGCTTCACCGAGAGTCTCGGTGGCTACACATATTATGAGAACATTTGA